The Panthera uncia isolate 11264 chromosome C2, Puncia_PCG_1.0, whole genome shotgun sequence genome contains a region encoding:
- the FOXL2NB gene encoding LOW QUALITY PROTEIN: FOXL2 neighbor protein (The sequence of the model RefSeq protein was modified relative to this genomic sequence to represent the inferred CDS: substituted 2 bases at 2 genomic stop codons) has translation MPRAPAGSVRTRPMPRELGPXRGEARQASSRLSGVQVYFFFLTPIHAQAMGLPARAPPADAVPETRRPGVASAPAPALLPQAAEGAAPGDPGGQVLPGERPRGPEAGSASRARFSWPWAAPNRVPRCPFLAGPXNKHRIPAPREDRGTEPAAAFSCGPFVRKAGKGSLDAFISTSLYNCMPHLLALLLAPSTCPWTPGLSNPVTFLHHFSPINRVSPPVLFYPLLSHTHLLHILVQILHILVENMSL, from the exons ATGCCGAGGGCTCCGGCGGGGTCCGTCCGCACTCGGCCAATGCCCAGGGAGCTCGGGCCCTAGCGAGGAGAGGCGCGCCAAGCCTCCTCGCGGCTTTCAG GCGTGCAGgtgtatttcttcttcctcaccccCATCCACGCCCAGGCTATGG GTCTTCCCGCCCGGGCGCCGCCTGCGGACGCAGTGCCAGAGACCCGCCGACCGGGCGTGGCGTCCGCTCCCGCACCTGCCCTGCTCCCACAAG CTGCGGAAGGGGCTGCGCCTGGGGATCCCGGCGGCCAGGTCCTGCCAGGTGAACGGCCCAGGGGCCCGGAGGCAGGCAGCGCTTCCCGGGCGCGATTCAGCTGGCCGTGGGCTGCCCCGAACCGGGTCCCGCGGTGCCCTTTCCTGGCGGGGCCCTGAAATAAACACCGGATTCCCGCCCCGCGCGAGGACCGAGGAACTGAGCCCGCTGCAGCCTTCTCCTGTGGGCCTTTCGTGCGCAAGGCGGGAAAAGGAAGCCTGGATGCGTTCATCAGTACATCCCTATACAACTGCATGCCTCACCTGTTAGCGCTACTCCTAGCCCCATCTACATGCCCGTGGACTCCAGGTCTCTCTAATCCCGTTACATTCCTCCATCACTTCTCTCCAATCAACCGTGTATCCCCTCCGGTTCTCTTTTACCCACTACTCTCTCACACTCACCTGTTACATATATTAGTTCAGATCCTGCACATTTTGGTGGAAAACATGTCACTCTGA